CTGGCAGGGGCGGCCTTTCGTGGGTGCGCGCAACTACGCGGAGCTGTTCGGCGATCCGCGCGTGAGGGGTGCGCTCGTTCGCACCCTCGGCTTCGTGGGGGTCAGCGTGGCGTTGGAGCTGGCTTTCGGCTTTGCGCTGGCGTTGGGCATGAAGCGCGCGCTGCGAGGGCGGCTGTCCCGCGCGCTGGCCCTGGCACCTTGGGCCATGCCCACGGTGGTGGTCGGGCTCGGTTTTCGCTTCTTGTTCGACGACCAAAGCGGGATCGCTCGCGCCGTCGCTACGGGTTGGCTCAGCTCGCCGACCTTGGCCTGGGTGCCGCTGGTGAGCGCGGACGTGTGGAAGACGACGCCTTTCGTCGCCCTGCTTCTGCTCGCGGGTCTGTCGGCGATTGACGAACGCTTGTACGAAGCTGCGGCGCTGGACGGTGCCGGCGTTTGGCAGCGCTTCTGGTACCTCACGTTGCCGCTGGTGCGGCCCGCGCTCTTGGTGGCGCTCGTGTTCCGAACGCTGGACGCGTTCCGCATCTTCGATCTTGCCTTGGTGCTCACCGGCGGCGGTCCCGGCACCGCCACGGAGCCAGTGGCGCTGCTCGCCTACACATCGCTGTTCTCCCACCTCCGTTTTGGTTACGGCTCCGCCCTGGGCGTCGTCATGTTCGCGGTCACGTTGGCACTGGCGTGGGCCTACGTGCATCTCCTGGAGCGTGCGCAGTGAAACGCTGGGCTCTTGCTTTCGCGACGCTGTTCGGCATCGTAGTGCCCATCGCGTGGCTCATCCTTGCGTCCCTGCGGCCGGAAGCAGAGCTGTTCGATGGTCGCGTCCTGCCCAGCGCGATCACGTTCCAGCACTATGCCGAAGTGCTCTCCCGGCGCGAGCTCCGCGGGCCGCTCTCGAGCTCGCTGTGGGTCGCGAGCATCACGGCCATCTCCTGTTTGGCACTCGGCACTTCTGCTGCCTACGCTCTCGGCCGCCTGCGCTTTTCCGCCCGTAAGAACGTGCTGGCATTGCTGCTCGCGGTCAGCCTGTTTCCCCCGGTGGCGCTGGTGTCACCGTTGTTTCTGCTGCTTCGGGACGCGGGTTTGTTGAATACGACGCTGGGCCTGGTGCTGCCCTATGTGAGCTTCGCCTTGCCGCTGACGGTCTGGCTCCTGACGGGGTTCTTTCGCGAGCTGCCGTCGTCTCTGGAAGACGCGGCGCGCCTGGACGGCGCGTCTCGCTGGCAGGCCTTCCGCTGGGTGCTGTTGCCCGCGGTGATGCCGGGACTCGCCGCTGCCGGGATCGTCACCTTCGTGTTCTGTTGGAACGAGCTGCTCTTGGCCTCTGCCTTCACGTTCACGCCCGAGCATCAGACCCTGCCGGTGGCGCTCACGTTGCTCCGGGGTCGGCATCAGGTGCCCTGGGGTCAGGTGCTCGCCGCCTCGGTGGTGACGACGCTACCGGTGGTGGTCCTGGTGGTGGCGCTGGAGCGCCGCATCACGCGAGCGCTGACCGGCGGCTGAGCTCAGCGACGCGACGACAGCAACCCAACGAGGGACGCCGCGCCGCAGAACCCCACCACGCCCAACAGGAACAGCGCCGTGACGCTCCACCCGGGACCGCTCTCCTTGGAGAGCAGGAACACGAAGCCGAGCAGCGGCAGCAGCACGAGCGCCGTGGTCAGGCCGCTCATGGCTCTCGCGGTGCCCAGTGTGCCGCGGAAGAAACCCGGGCCCGGCGTGAGGCCGACGCCGCGCAGCGTCAGCTCGGCGGAGCCCAGCAACAGCACGTAACCCATGAGCCCTGCTCCCAAGAACAGCCAGTGGCCGAGCGGTGTCGTGCGAATGGACAGCACCATGCAGCAGAGCGCCACGAGAAAGGTGATGCCGGCGCCGATCAGCTGGATCGGATTGGACTCTGGCTCACTCACGACCCAGCAAGCCTAGCGGATCGTGGGCGTTGAAGATCTCGATCTCGTGGCCATGGGCAGAATGCAGGGCGGAGAGTTGCGCCTGATTGGCCCTGCGGAGGGCGCGGTCGGTGTCCGCCCGACGCTGGAAATAGCGGAGTCCTAGCGGTGTACGGCCACCGGTGATTTGGGTCTGGTGAAAGAAGGCGTCCCCGGCGTGCAGCAGCCACTTGTCGGGGCCGCGGACAGCCACGCCGCAGTGTCCTGCAGTGTGACCGAACAGCGGGATCAGCAGAATGTCGGGCTCGCCGTCCAACAGGGAACGAACGGCGTCGAAGCCGAACCAGCGCTCGCCGTCGTGGTTCCAGAGCTTCCAGCGGGGACCGTGGCGGAAGTGGGCTGGAATGTAGCGCCCCGCACGGACCGACACTCTTCCCATCAGTGCGTCGTGCTCGCGCTGATGGACGTGAACCGTCGCATCGGGGAAGTCCTCCAGGCCACCGGCGTGGTCGAGGTCCAGGTGCGTGAGCACGATGTGCCGCACGTCGCTCGGTGCAAACCCCAACGCTCGAACCCGAGCGATGGCGGTCTCCGAGGGATCCAGCTTGGGAGTGACAAGGCGCACCCAGCTCTTTCCGAGACGCGCGGGATCAGCAATGTCTCGGGTGCCGAGCCCAGTTTCGACCAGCACCAACCCGTCCTCGGTTTCCAACAGCAGGGCGTGGCACACGAGGCGCGCTCGCTGAAACGGACCGCCGGTTCCGTTCACCCAACGAGCGCCTCGCGGGCACAGAGTGCCGACGTTGAGGTGATGGATGCGCATGCGGCATGAACTCGCACGAGCCTAGCCATGTGTAAAATATGTTATTTTGATAGTATCAATAGGATTTGCCTATGGATATTCGGTCCCTCCGCTACTTCGCCGCGGCGTTCGAGGAAGGCAGCATCACCCGGGCTGCCCGACGTTGCTTCATATCCCAGCCATCCGTCTCCGGGGCCATCAGCGGACTGGAAGAAGAGCTCGAGACGCGGCTGTTCGTCCGCCACAAGAAGGGCGTGGTGCCCACGCCGCAGGCGAAGGAGCTCTACCCCTTCGCCCGCAAGATGCTGGACGAGACCGAGGCTTTGCGTCGGCGCTTCAAACAGCCGGCGGTAGAGCGCAGGCTGACTCTGGGACTGATGCAGAGCCTCGACATCGCGCGGACGATGGAGCTGCTCCGGCCCTTCAGTGAGGATCCCGATCTTCGGCTGCGGCTGGTAGGCGGCGATGACGAATGTGACGCACGCATCGTTTCTCGTACGTTGATTCGCAAGAACGAGTCCTTCGTCGTCCTGTGGAAAGAACGCTACGTGGTGGCGCTGCCGGCAGCGCACCCGCTGGCCCTTCGCGAGAAGGTGCGTGCCATGGATCTAGTGAGCATCGATCTCGTAGCGCGCTGTCATTGCGAGAACGCCGAGCTCTTCGCTCGAGCTGGCAAGCGGTTGGAAACGGTGGCGGTGGCACAGTCCGAGGAGTGGGCGCTGGCCCTGGTCGCGGCGGGTCTGGGGGTGGCTTTCGTCCCAGAAGGAGTGGCAGCAAACGCTGTGGGCGTCGTGCTCCGACCCATCGCGGACGCGGACTTTTTGCGGGAGGTCGGCCTTGCCTATGGTCGCTCGCCCAGCGCGGAGGTGGAGCGCTTGATCCGCGTCATTCGCCCCCCGCGCCGCGGCCGGCGTCGCGCCTGACCACGGGTCTGCTAAGCTCAGGCCGTGCGAACGGCTTGGATCCTCGGCGCGCTCGTTGTGGGCGCATGTTCTTCCGACATCCAGTACGTGGACGACGACGACTCCGGCGTGAGTGGAAGCGCGGGCACGCACTCCCTGGATGCCGCCTCGGAGTGGGGCACGGGGGGCGGCGCTGGTGGCACGTCGCCCGCGGATTCGGGGACGGACGTGGTGGAAGACGTGACGACGGATGGCCCCGCGCCGTGCGGCAACGTCGTGCACTTCGATCTGCCGGCGTCGGCGGACACGCAGTTGGACCTGCAAGCCGCGAGCTGTGGCACCAACTGCGACGCATCCTCCAACTGGGGTCATGACATGAACCTCGTGGTGGGGCTGGGTTCTTGCCCCGGAGGGTCGACGCACGTGCTCGTGCGATTCGACATCGACGCGCCTTTGAAGGCAGCGATTCTCGGCAGCCGTATCGAAACCATGGACCTCGTGCTGACGACAGATCCGAAATTCACGGTAAACAACATCGCGGGGACGCTGAATGTCTTCGGGATGACCAGCACTTGGGAAGAAGGAACTGGGCTCGAGCGCGATGGCGCCAACTGGTGCTACGCGACCGTGAACTGCTGCACCCAGCACACTGGTTCCAATTGCTGCCAGTATGGCCAGAAGTGGGGCTTGGCTGGCGCCCTTGGCATCAACGACAGCGGCCCTCAGGCGGGCTTTCTCCCGATCACGACATTCGACCAGGACACTCTGAGCGTGACCGTGGATCCAGCCACGATCGTGAAGTGGGCGAACACCGAGCTCAGTTTCATGCTGCGCAGCGATGGCGCCTTGAAGCTGTATCTCAAGTCTCGCGACGCGGGCTACGGCCCGCGCCTGCAAGGCACTTACTGCGACATCGACGGCTCCAACTGACTCAGTTGCAGCCGTCTTTCTGCGCCCACTCGTCCGGATTCGGCTGCGTATTGCAGTACAGGCCGCCGTTCGGGTAGCAGCAGGTGATGGCGCCCGGCGTGTTGCACTGACTGCCCGTAGCGGGCATCTCCGCCGGGCAGCACACGCGATTGGGCGAGGTCGTCCAGTGCGGGTTGGTGCCGGTGCCACCCGTGCAGATCAGCGGCTTCTCTCCTGCGGCGTAGCAACAGATGGCGAAGGCGTTGCAGGGGTCGTTCACCGCGGGCGGGGAGTCCGGGCATGGACCGCTGTTGATGAACGTGACACCGCTCGAGCCGCCGGTGCCCGTTCCGGCAGCGCCGCCCGTTGCGGAGCCCGCGGCCCCGCCGCTGCTGTTGCCCGCGGCGCCGCCACTTGCACTTCCCGCGGTGCCGCCGGTCCCGGCTCCGGAGGCGCCACCGGTGTTGCTGCCACCGGTCCCGGCTCCGGCAGCGCCGCCGGTGTTGCCGCCGCCAGTTCCGGTTCCGGAGGCACCGCCGGTGCTCCCCGCGCTACCGCCGGAACCACTCAGCCCCGCGTCGTCCGATCCACCACACGCGACGAGCGCGATGCCAACCACGAAAGCCCAAGCCCCAAAGCTCTTCATGCTTACCAGCTTACGCTGGTTCTCGTTGAATTGGCATCGCGCACCTTTGCCTACTTCAGCTCCTGTGCCTTCTCGATCAGGCCCACGAGCTCGCGTCGCGCGCTCTGATCGCGACCGCTGCCCACGCCCTCCCGCGCCAACGAAAGCACGCTCTGGTAGCTGGCCGTTCCCTTGTGCGGAGAGTCCCTGAGCAGCATGCCGAAGCCCGCGACCGCCGAAGCGAAGCGGAAGTCGGTGGAGGCTCGTGAGGGCTCCTGGCCGCCGTCGCGCACCGGGAACTCCAGGAGTTGGCTGGTGTTTCCGTCCGGCTGCTTGTAGCGGAGCTTCAGGGTCAAGAGCTCACCACTCGCCGCTGCGGCGCTCGGCTGTCCCGGCGCTTGGTACTTGAGGTCGTCCACGCCTCCCTGTGGCGGCTTCGCGCCCACGGGCACGATCTCGTACAGCGCCGTGACGGTGTGCCCCGCGCCAATGTCGCCGGCGTCCTTGGTGTCGTCGTTGAAATCTTGGTGAGCGAGCACGCGGTTCTCGTAGCCGATCAATCGGAACGACTGCACCACCGCGGGGTTCATCTCCACCTGGATCTTCACGTCCTTCGCCACGGTGATCAGCGTGCCCGCGGCCTGTTCCCCGAGGACCTTGCGCGCTTCGCTGGCGCTGTCCACGTAGGCGTAGTTGCCGTTGCCCTTGTCTGCCAGCTTCTCCAACGTGGAGTCCTTGTAGTTGCCCATGCCGAAGCCGAGCACGCTCAAGAACACGCCGCTCTTTGCCTTGTTCTGAACCAGATCCACCAGGTCGCTCTGGTTGGTGACGCCGACGTTGAAGTCACCGTCGGTCGCCAGCAGCACGCGATTGACGCCGCCCTTCTCGAAGTTCTTCTCTGCCATGGCGTACGCCAGCTCGATACCGTCGCCCGCGTTCGTGGAACCTCCGGCTTCCAGACGATCCAGCGCCGCCAGGATCTCGCCTTGCTGGTCGCCCGCGGTTGGGGGCAGCACCAACCCCGAAGCGCCGGCGTAGACCACGATGGACACTCGGTCGCGATGATCGAGCTGTTCCACCAGCATGCGGAAGGCGCGCTTCAGGAGCGGCAGCTTGTTGGCCGCGTTCATGGACCCGGACACGTCCAGCAAGAACACCAGGTTCACGGGTGGCCGCGTCGCGGCCGTCACTTCCTTTGCCTTGATGCCGATGCGCACCAGCCGGTGATCCTTGGCCCACGGCGCCTGATTCACCTCGGTGGTCACCGAGAAGGGCTTGCCGTCGTTCGGCTGCGGATACTGATAGGAGAAGTAGTTGATCATTTCCTCGATGCGCACGGCGCCCTTGGGCGGCAGCCGCCCGTTCTGCGTCAGGAAGCGCCGCACCAGGGAGTAGCTGGCGGTGTCCACGTCTATCGAGAACGTGGAGCGCGGATCCGTCTTCACGGAGATGAAGGGGTTGTCCTGCAGAGAGTCGTAGCTCTCCGTGTTGTGATCAGGTTGTCGGTCCGGCGCGATTTCCCCGCGGTCCGCCCGTCCCAGGGGCGGCGGACCCATGGCCTTGCTCTTCAGGTCCGCCGGGGCGGTCGCCATCGGCGCAGGTGCCGTCACGGGCGCGGGCTCGTCCAGCATGGCGATCTTGCCAGCTTGCTCCGACAGCTGAGGGGCCGCGCGTTGGTTCAGCGTCGCCAGCGCCACGAGCGTGAGCGGCAGCGCCGCGGCTACGGCGGAGATCGCCCAGAAGCTCTTCTTGCGCAGCAGCGAAACCTTCGCCGGCTGCTTGCTAGGCAGCGCGCTCTCGATGCGTGCCCGGCCCTCCCTCGAGAGCTGGACGTCGTCGCTCTGGAGCTCGTTCGTCAAGAGCGCCGTGGTCTGGCGAATCGCCGATAGCTCGCTTCGGGCGGCTTCGTCTTCGGCAAGCAGCGCTTCGAAGCTCGCGAGATCTTCAGCTTCGAGCTCGCCGAGAGCGTAGGCCGTCAGGCGGGGGTCGTTGGGCTCGATGCTCATTTTGCGCTCCTCGTGCTGGCCAGCGCGGGCGTGAAATCGCTGCCGAGCTCAGCTCGGATCTTCTGCACGGCGGCGTGCAACAAAACGCCGACGTTGTTCACCGTGGTGT
This region of Polyangiaceae bacterium genomic DNA includes:
- a CDS encoding carbohydrate ABC transporter permease, whose translation is MKRWALAFATLFGIVVPIAWLILASLRPEAELFDGRVLPSAITFQHYAEVLSRRELRGPLSSSLWVASITAISCLALGTSAAYALGRLRFSARKNVLALLLAVSLFPPVALVSPLFLLLRDAGLLNTTLGLVLPYVSFALPLTVWLLTGFFRELPSSLEDAARLDGASRWQAFRWVLLPAVMPGLAAAGIVTFVFCWNELLLASAFTFTPEHQTLPVALTLLRGRHQVPWGQVLAASVVTTLPVVVLVVALERRITRALTGG
- a CDS encoding MBL fold metallo-hydrolase; this translates as MRIHHLNVGTLCPRGARWVNGTGGPFQRARLVCHALLLETEDGLVLVETGLGTRDIADPARLGKSWVRLVTPKLDPSETAIARVRALGFAPSDVRHIVLTHLDLDHAGGLEDFPDATVHVHQREHDALMGRVSVRAGRYIPAHFRHGPRWKLWNHDGERWFGFDAVRSLLDGEPDILLIPLFGHTAGHCGVAVRGPDKWLLHAGDAFFHQTQITGGRTPLGLRYFQRRADTDRALRRANQAQLSALHSAHGHEIEIFNAHDPLGLLGRE
- a CDS encoding LysR family transcriptional regulator; protein product: MDIRSLRYFAAAFEEGSITRAARRCFISQPSVSGAISGLEEELETRLFVRHKKGVVPTPQAKELYPFARKMLDETEALRRRFKQPAVERRLTLGLMQSLDIARTMELLRPFSEDPDLRLRLVGGDDECDARIVSRTLIRKNESFVVLWKERYVVALPAAHPLALREKVRAMDLVSIDLVARCHCENAELFARAGKRLETVAVAQSEEWALALVAAGLGVAFVPEGVAANAVGVVLRPIADADFLREVGLAYGRSPSAEVERLIRVIRPPRRGRRRA
- a CDS encoding von Willebrand factor type A domain-containing protein translates to MSIEPNDPRLTAYALGELEAEDLASFEALLAEDEAARSELSAIRQTTALLTNELQSDDVQLSREGRARIESALPSKQPAKVSLLRKKSFWAISAVAAALPLTLVALATLNQRAAPQLSEQAGKIAMLDEPAPVTAPAPMATAPADLKSKAMGPPPLGRADRGEIAPDRQPDHNTESYDSLQDNPFISVKTDPRSTFSIDVDTASYSLVRRFLTQNGRLPPKGAVRIEEMINYFSYQYPQPNDGKPFSVTTEVNQAPWAKDHRLVRIGIKAKEVTAATRPPVNLVFLLDVSGSMNAANKLPLLKRAFRMLVEQLDHRDRVSIVVYAGASGLVLPPTAGDQQGEILAALDRLEAGGSTNAGDGIELAYAMAEKNFEKGGVNRVLLATDGDFNVGVTNQSDLVDLVQNKAKSGVFLSVLGFGMGNYKDSTLEKLADKGNGNYAYVDSASEARKVLGEQAAGTLITVAKDVKIQVEMNPAVVQSFRLIGYENRVLAHQDFNDDTKDAGDIGAGHTVTALYEIVPVGAKPPQGGVDDLKYQAPGQPSAAAASGELLTLKLRYKQPDGNTSQLLEFPVRDGGQEPSRASTDFRFASAVAGFGMLLRDSPHKGTASYQSVLSLAREGVGSGRDQSARRELVGLIEKAQELK